The nucleotide sequence TAGACGGAGTACTTTTTATTATATTAACCTcagtatttttaataaaatactttttatcttgattgattgttttaatTCTACTTGTAACAGAGTTAATAGTTGATGTAATGATAGCATTATTATGACTAATACAAGTATTAGTATTGGTAGTGGTATTAGTATGATTAGTCCTAGACTTGAAACTGTTCTTTTTATACTCATTACGAGGCATACTGTTAACTTTTTCCATCCCAGTTGTATAACCATCATAATACTCGTGTTGGTACTGTTGTTCCTGTTCATTTAAACAATTCTTAGTACTTTTACggatattattatcattatttactttAGCAATATCAGTAGGGTTAAGAGCATGAATCGAATTATGACTGCTACGAGAGGTAATGACAACATTTTCATTGGTACTTGCTTGACCATTGAATCGCTGTTGATGATGACCTATATGATTAGTAGAAGCAGTAGTATTGTGagtgttactactactactagtagtaatTATAGTTTTACACTTATCAGAATGAAATTTCTTTATTCCATTGGTAGGGTTTCGTTTTAACGCACCGATAGAAagtgaatgattattattactatcattattattattattatcattaatattatttttgttaccaTCAATAATTACACTATTGTGAATAAATTCTTCTGATTTATGATGGTGAAGAACACTTTCATCGCCTGATGAATGCTTTTGTAACCTTTTATGAAACTCTTCAACCGACCCACCACTATAAGTGCtaccattttgatgatgatgacggcGACGCGTTTGATTAGTGTTATGAGAGTTACTAACACAGTTAATACGCACTTGACTTGTCAACTTATTCGATGTAACAAGTTGTTTTCCATGGAATGGTAAATATTGATTACTCTGAGGACATTGTTGTCGCGGTGAATGAATCATCAACGGTGTTGTATAATTTGATTGTGGTAAACTATTTATAAAACTATGAGATATTACATTGTCCGAAGGACAATGTTCATGAATATGACATGGTTGTCGACTGTTTGTGTTGACAGTAGTAGGGTTACGATTCATTTCTGAGTGTTGAAAAGGATAATCTGGAGATGGTAAACTAGGATATGTGCATGACCAATAACTGACGGCTAAGGGTGCCATAGGTATACTTGGTGTGGTCGATAGTGTTTGCTTTTGTATATGTTGACAATTCGATCCGAAATATCCTGTAAAACCACGTCGACCAGAGTCATTATGTAAATACATTGTAGCATCAAGATCACATGAACCGGGCGATGGaaatacaaaattattttgataatgatATTGTGAAAATCCACCGGGATCATAACGTGACTGACCAGTAGGAATATCAACAGACTGTTGTTGTTGCCGTTGTTGATGACTTTCTTGAGGATGATCTTGAAGGTGTGGATTTGGAAAAGGTAGAAAATGTTGACCATGTTGTAAAGCTGGTGATGTATACGGTCCAGATATGTATCCACTGGTATGACCTATAGTGATTGATTTATCAAAAAGTGTATTTCTTTTTGATTGGAAATTAAATTTCGATAATTTGGTGAAATTTATTGGCCAAGCTGTGGAACGAGATTcagtagaaagaaaaaaagcagATAAAACCGTGTACAATACAGAAAAATTGTCAGTATTACCAAGAGCATAACACAACAGATGAAGAGTTACGTAAGCAAAAAcaatacttttaattattttccGTAAACTGTCAAATTTGTTACAACAGTTAAAATCATGAGGTCATAATACCAACTAGTCATTAAATTCTAGAATTCTATATCAACCAAAAAACGATTTACTGAAGTTTTGTATGATTCTTTTTGCGTCGGTTCCAAATACTTTGTTTATCGAAAAGTATAAAATACTTTTAGTATACTTGGTATGTACTTAGCAGTGGAATTCCTGATACTCGTTCCATCCCATTTTGGACTCATTAGACTTATGGACCCGCATTCTAACGTTGGTATTGAAGCTCGAACTCGCCACATTTTCTTTCAAATACACGTGTTATTCACTAAGCTACTGGATCCAAGGACAGCTTCTAAAGTGCTCAAAGGGTGTGGAGATATCAGTAAGCGTTTGTAGTTTCCTTTTGTTGATACTCAGGActgtaaatgatcagtctcAACACCAACACCGAGATCTAGGCACCTTCAGTTGATGACTCTCAAATACGACGACACGCGAAACTTgcatttcattgatatttaaACACAAAGTTAACTAAAACTTGTGAGATCAAATAATATATAGGTAATCCGCTCAAGGTGCACACATATATCTACTGAGACTGATAATCAATCTCAGTTGTGGATATCACCAACGAAAAGTTACAAACCTTTATTTGGAAACAGCACCCGACGGCCGTTTCGACTTAGTATGGAAATCCTGAcgagtgcgcacccacgatcctggGTCTGAGAATCGGACTTAGGACCATTTGTTTCGTGCGCAAcccttaacctttagactactgagccaacATCCAATAATGTACAACTATTTTACACCCGACATGTACACTAGCTTAAAatagttcgtgatttaaactatgaatttttattaattaatattgGAATAGATGTGAAGGTTAAATTAAAACCACCGCAGTACGAATTTTATCTTAATAAATAGACAGCACTAAATTACAATGTTTAGAGGTTACcttaaaacaaattttttttttctCAATGACGCAATTATAACACACGTTAATGAAAAGCTCTAATTAGTCACACTGAATGATGCCTACAACTTTAACCAAATATTTTATCTGGCGTACAGACTATGTTGGATCCGCAGTCATATTGCTTATACTCGACAGTTGGAAACCACTCTAATTCCTTGATCCTACTGCTCACAATTCGAAACAAGAACCACGGTAATTCCAACGACATAAACAGGAACACGAAAGGCTGGTGCAATGAAGATTCATTGGCTCTCTAAAAAACAATTCACTTGTTAATCCCATCACATCACCGACCAATTACAATAGGAAGATCTCTCTGATAAAGGTCGAATATCAATGTAAACAACTTGGGATATATATATCACACGACGGTGGGATGAAAGTTCAATCAACCACACAATTAAAACAGTAACACGACAATGAGTTAGTTAAGTAGACACAAGTAACCGCACAAGGAAACATAAAACCTCAACTAATAACTTTCTATatttagaaatatttttttaaataggcCTAAAAAGTTATTAATAAAAACTTTTTAATAGGGGTATTATTGCTAAACAGTTAACCTTTGTCTGAGGTAAAGAATTTTTTTAGCTAAATGTGCATAATTTACCCATCATTAGgctattaaattaaattaataagaaACCTAGAGGagtggtcaaaccaaaacaagACCGAATATCCATTTACAAAAACAATCAATTATTCCACATGGATAgttttttaaatgaatgaaaaaggtccacattcatatatatatattaatcatGTATTATCACTTATCATCCAGTAAGCTAAGTCTCTACTGTCCAATTTTAATGtataaaatgaagaaagattCAGTTAAACTATATAAAACCTATAAAGATTATCACATCGGTTAATAACAATTGGTGTGaatgtataaaataatgaaGATGCTACAACTGCTCAGCAGGACGAAGTTAACGATGCTAGACTTTCTGAACTGAATAGTTTATTCGAGCTGCTTTCCAATGTTTGTTTCTTTCGAAAAATTATTAGAACACACTATACCAAATCAGAAAATATAGACAGTCTtaagatgataatgataaaaccAATCACATGACGGTCATTTAGTTACACATATTAATAAAAAGAATACTGATACACACTACTTGAAAAATGGAACTTTTTCGTTAAGTTgaatatttgaaagaaaaaaactactCGAATATAAACTCAGCAAAGTAATTCTATCAGGCTTTTCTCACGTACAAAAGTTTAGAAAACCGTTTAACTGAATAGACAGAATAAAGTATAAATActatttaattgaaaaaaacaacaacgagAAAACATGACAGTACAAACAGAAGAATAAAAAGTTTACAATGACGACCTTTGGCCCAGTGACTAGTTTTGAGAGGAAATTTCtagagttccagtgagaagtcGCGATCAGTGGATTTCAACTGTGTCAGGTGTGAGGTAGATAAGCACCGaacacaatggaagatggtcatgAAATATCGTAGGTTGTTAGAATTATAAATTAACACTAATGGATACCGACCCAAttgtctagagattaagtgttcgtCTGTGCGACTGAAAGTCCCATGTGCGTGGTCGCGGATGCGCATTGTGGAGGAGTCCatgttaggacgaaacggtcgtccagtgtttccaggtttttaatggtggctAGTGATTTTTAATCGAATTCGACATTCTCAACAACCCTTTACTAACACAACTagtaaaatttattgaaatgtgCGTTCATATATAACATGATGAATTATCATGCTATTTATAGTCAATTATATCGGGTGTATCATTACTTGGCATTGACCCACACTTCAAGTTCAGAAGTTAGTGTTACTAAAACGTTGCCCAAGCAGAAATATATTCGGCGCGACTCGAACCTAGAACTTAGTGGCCTAACTGTACATCATAACATGTGAACCACTCTTGAACAGTTCAGATTTTATTCATCCAGCAAGTACAAGGTAAAAAAGGTAAAATGAAAGATTCTTCAGTAAATGAATTACTCAGAGAAGTTGATGTGTTAAGAGTACATCACCAGTTCACTTGTCAAATTCAGATGGTGAAGATCTGTATTTCACTGGATGACTTTGATGGAAGTTTAGTTCTCACAGTTAGTTCTTTCATCACCACGCTTTTATTGTTCTTCCAAAGAACATCAGCAGAAGCATCAGATCAGTAATAACCAATCAAAACCAAAGTCAACAGCACAAGCTGCCAATTAAAGTagttcacttctacctgaactTTATACTGATAATGTTgctcagaagaacaatgaaggcTTCATgattaaaccatccagttcagaaaacaaaactccgcCAAAAAATCATCGAATTGCACAACAGATTACATCCTTCATCATTGTAACCGGAAGCTGAAAAAACTTTCCTTcgaaataaaaatgttaaagaaacacacacatacacacgaGATTAGTTTACAATTAAAGAAAATCTGTTCGATCACACAGAACGAGGTAAACAAACAAAACGAATTAATGTATGGGTTATATTTACACAAAATTGGTTAGTGTTATTTATAAAATACCTATTTTTAATGCATTAATACCGTTCGATTAGTGTTATGAGACTATTTATTATCGTTGGCAGTGTGCTGTGATTAGactacaacaataataacagcAAGCTGTTAACATAAAAGTCAATGGATCATCTACTATACCTTTACGAAGGATGGACAATTCCATTAATTGCATCATTTTCACTTTGTCTTCCTTATCCGACTGTTTTTTGTGTGTATGAGTGTGTGGAGACAGAGGGAGAGAGAACAAGGAAAGTTATTACACAAGACATGAGaagatatatgtacatatacacATGATAGATAGTACCTATGAAAATATAAGGTACATTGGAATACTTCCAATTCTGATCACGATGACTGAAGATCCTGGGGTTTAAGTGTCGAGTGCGGAATCATAGACGTGTACTgctgagtctcatactaggtcgaaatggctgtccagtgctttcaggtcttTAACAGTGGTCAAGCatagatcgactcgtgatttTAACTGTGTAAAGACAAAACGGGTTTAAATCGTTCATGAACAAACTCCGaaaactctaatttatggattaAATCCTAAACTATTTTGCTTCTTCGAATGATTtggtattaaaataataaataccaTAGGTCGTGTATAATGTGTTTAACAACGATAAAGATTGTATTTCACTTAAAACAATTTATCTCTACTGTAAAAAACCATTACGATATACATTAAGGGAGAAGTATACTATCAAATCAATCAGCTTTTAGGTTTAAGAGCGAAGTTTGAACTGCAATGTTAGCTATTGATCGTCgacaaataaatagtctatttGGCTATCATATGAAGTGCAAACGATTTCGTATGAATGGAAAAAAACATGAAATCCTTGCTTACATTTCTAAATGCTAATTGTGTTAGCAGAGTAAATCGATAAGGTCTGATGTTTGTTCAAAATTAACTCTTAAACAAATCATATTGTTAGTAATCCTCATTGGATATTAGATAGGTATACAAATGTTATCCATTTATAGATTGTTTTTCGATAACACCTTTTAATCAACCTAGTAAAACCTGTGCAATCAAATAGGTGGTAGTTATGCGGAGTGGTATAAAGGAAGTCAAACAACCTGAGGGAAATAAATTGATGCCCAGGAAAAATCACCTTCTAAAACAAACACACATCGTTTCTGATAATGAGAAACTGATTTAAAAAGTCGAAAATAGATgaatcttttttttttgaaagaacGTTTTACAGATAAAAAGTTCAGTTATTTTGAACAATACTTCATACATATAATGCAATTTGTAGTCATTGTGACTGAATGTCTTTAGTAAAACTAATTTACAAGATTATTTCCTCTAAAGGTTTTCACTAACTAGGATTCCTCAATGACATGATAATATTAGCTTCATCATAAAACTAAATATCTGGCAGAACATAGTATTGCCATCAGTACCTAGAAGGCTATTGTTCTTTACATAAAACAGCTTGAATACATAAGTATTTTAGATGACAGCCCTacatataaaatcaataatccaCAACGAAAAACTATGTATAAATAATTCGGTCGAATGACAACAGTACTTAAATTATGATGAAAAACCAACGAAttataaatcaatcaattagaGAGATTTCTATCCTAACATATCATGTAATTCTTCGCACATAGCAAATGTAGATCTACCTAACTAATAATTACATGTTTACCATACAACAAACCatacaacaaaaatataaacaataataattcaaaagATGGTTCCAAAAGTTCCAAATGCCCCACGAATTCGTGCTTCTAAATGCCATGGTACGGTAAAGGgaggagagagtcagctctccctcttgaaatgctctcacatggctacgcgtatacagccacttctAGGGATGTCCTGCTAACTGTCTTCTCGTAGtaggggtattgtttacgaaattgagaggacgaaaagcgaatgtctggtgctTCAACTGGGTTagtagatatggaggatccatatAGAGGGATTGGAAagtcctgattccaaaccactggtgcacaagagctccaggattctgagggaacgaatggtgtatgaaccaatcgatggtcaccggctaccatgggattgcatctctcAACGTTGCCCCACTGTCTTATGAATTAAATCTCTAGGCTAAATGCTTGAGGTGTGATCCTCTAagaaaccatctgcttcggtttgggcgtccgggcagtattccaaccctcacacaaatcaaatgaagtGTAGCACACACACATTTGGTGCCTGCTTGTACTAATGTTCATGTGTTTTAATAAACTTTTCATCTTGTTACAACACTAGTGAGAAACTATGATCATACCGCATGTTGAGCATTTATCCACGAATGGTAttaagatggtcgcacaataaCACGGATTGACTGAAGTTATTTAGACATATAAACTATGAAGTTCCGGCCTAATGGTGTAAAGCCTAAATGCTCATCCTGAGGCCTGAAGGCCTCGCATTCGATACTCTGTGGTGAAGGTCGTGAATACGCGCAGTTGATGAGTCCTTCACACTAACGTAAAACGGTTGTACAATGCTTCCTAGTTTCCAATAGCTCTCTCTAATTAAGACCAATCTGTGAAGCAAATTATAACTGCCTACCTACTTCTCTATTCATTTATCTACATATTTATTTGCAAGTTTCTCAACCTTACTATGAACGTAACTGATAAATTCTCATCACtagatattcaacattattaTCACTGAGTGAAACAAGTGAAATGGAAATGACAAGATGAATAGTGGCAGTTTGGATACAAACAACGGCATAACTATTCTAAAGAGTAGAATAAATCACTTTAAATTAAGGTATACTGTGTACACAGTTAAAACTAATTACTATCACtatcatcgttattattattattattattattattattattattattattagtagtattagtagtagtagtagtagtagtagtagtagtagtagtagtgatagtaaGTAGTAACTATCATCTGCATGTATGTGTTATTATATCACGAGATTGaaaaatagaaatgaataaataaataaatacagaacCATATAGGTAGTttgaaaagtaataaaaatgaCAATATATATTCACGAAAATAGATCATTTTGACGTTAATGCTGACAATACAACACGTGGTAATGCATTGTACACAAATGATTGTGGGGAAAACAACACTTTCGCTTACCAAGAGAGAGAAGAAAGCAATTTATGGTAATAAAATCAGGCAATCAATGAAAACTTAAAATGAGTTTAAATCTCATTAATATGACCATAGAAATAGAAAGATGTATAAATATTAGTAATGACATGTACGCTGGTTGTAATACCTATTTTACATTCACTAAGCATGTTCTTTTCTGAGACAAATTTCTTAATACTAGCTTATAAGAAAATAGAAATGCACTTAAGTTTAAATTCATCTAACGTAACTCAGTAAACAAGTGCTTTGAGTCCCGATTCTATGTGAAAAACTAAATGTACAAAACTACGTCGAGTTGGTGGTACGGAATTCAAATCAGTGACACTGTAGATAAATGTCGAGTATTTTAACCATTAAGTCACTAGTCCTCTTTTTTGTATATATCTTTTGATCGATATgacaacaataattattatttgacaCGATGATGTCCAGTCACTAGTTACTTTTCTATTTTCAAGTTAATAACAATTGTTACAAAATTATATATCATAATCAGCTTTATCATTCAGATTTTATTCAAGATTATTG is from Schistosoma haematobium chromosome 6, whole genome shotgun sequence and encodes:
- a CDS encoding hypothetical protein (EggNog:ENOG410INRQ~COG:S), producing MCSGKASELKNTRQLLDYLKELFLDRMKLLATPGLYIHIEKLLGEEILRVQSELFSTSGICPIKERELPKPDGPKVNLQAKIYMPMDSTNNYNFVGRILGPHGSTAKCLQQFLGVRIMIRGRGSMRDQTKVGANFVRPNSEHHLNDNLHVLITVEDYENRAKVRLEKASEYISMFLQESVKVSDKEDKVKMMQLMELSILRKAWPINFTKLSKFNFQSKRNTLFDKSITIGHTSGYISGPYTSPALQHGQHFLPFPNPHLQDHPQESHQQRQQQQSVDIPTGQSRYDPGGFSQYHYQNNFVFPSPGSCDLDATMYLHNDSGRRGFTGYFGSNCQHIQKQTLSTTPSIPMAPLAVSYWSCTYPSLPSPDYPFQHSEMNRNPTTVNTNSRQPCHIHEHCPSDNVISHSFINSLPQSNYTTPLMIHSPRQQCPQSNQYLPFHGKQLVTSNKLTSQVRINCVSNSHNTNQTRRRHHHQNGSTYSGGSVEEFHKRLQKHSSGDESVLHHHKSEEFIHNSVIIDGNKNNINDNNNNNDSNNNHSLSIGALKRNPTNGIKKFHSDKCKTIITTSSSSNTHNTTASTNHIGHHQQRFNGQASTNENVVITSRSSHNSIHALNPTDIAKVNNDNNIRKSTKNCLNEQEQQYQHEYYDGYTTGMEKVNSMPRNEYKKNSFKSRTNHTNTTTNTNTCISHNNAIITSTINSVTSRIKTINQDKKYFIKNTEVNIIKSTPSNRKLSDSSLKPIGLVTDETEWPRLGTSVNSLQTSTVNNSQRSSSKLNVVLNDDVGDNNNDDNNAQSITLSHNSKSNSLDIDDNNKVEINHQSSLSTFKSTG
- a CDS encoding hypothetical protein (EggNog:ENOG410INRQ~COG:S); its protein translation is MYLHNDSGRRGFTGYFGSNCQHIQKQTLSTTPSIPMAPLAVSYWSCTYPSLPSPDYPFQHSEMNRNPTTVNTNSRQPCHIHEHCPSDNVISHSFINSLPQSNYTTPLMIHSPRQQCPQSNQYLPFHGKQLVTSNKLTSQVRINCVSNSHNTNQTRRRHHHQNGSTYSGGSVEEFHKRLQKHSSGDESVLHHHKSEEFIHNSVIIDGNKNNINDNNNNNDSNNNHSLSIGALKRNPTNGIKKFHSDKCKTIITTSSSSNTHNTTASTNHIGHHQQRFNGQASTNENVVITSRSSHNSIHALNPTDIAKVNNDNNIRKSTKNCLNEQEQQYQHEYYDGYTTGMEKVNSMPRNEYKKNSFKSRTNHTNTTTNTNTCISHNNAIITSTINSVTSRIKTINQDKKYFIKNTEVNIIKSTPSNRKLSDSSLKPIGLVTDETEWPRLGTSVNSLQISVFEKSPCLNQTTH
- a CDS encoding hypothetical protein (EggNog:ENOG410INRQ~COG:S), with protein sequence MYLHNDSGRRGFTGYFGSNCQHIQKQTLSTTPSIPMAPLAVSYWSCTYPSLPSPDYPFQHSEMNRNPTTVNTNSRQPCHIHEHCPSDNVISHSFINSLPQSNYTTPLMIHSPRQQCPQSNQYLPFHGKQLVTSNKLTSQVRINCVSNSHNTNQTRRRHHHQNGSTYSGGSVEEFHKRLQKHSSGDESVLHHHKSEEFIHNSVIIDGNKNNINDNNNNNDSNNNHSLSIGALKRNPTNGIKKFHSDKCKTIITTSSSSNTHNTTASTNHIGHHQQRFNGQASTNENVVITSRSSHNSIHALNPTDIAKVNNDNNIRKSTKNCLNEQEQQYQHEYYDGYTTGMEKVNSMPRNEYKKNSFKSRTNHTNTTTNTNTCISHNNAIITSTINSVTSRIKTINQDKKYFIKNTEVNIIKSTPSNRKLSDSSLKPIGLVTDETEWPRLGTSVNSLQTSTVNNSQRSSSKLNVVLNDDVGDNNNDDNNAQSITLSHNSKSNSLDIDDNNKVEINHQSSLSTFKSTG